The following are encoded in a window of Rissa tridactyla isolate bRisTri1 chromosome 3, bRisTri1.patW.cur.20221130, whole genome shotgun sequence genomic DNA:
- the IAH1 gene encoding isoamyl acetate-hydrolyzing esterase 1 homolog isoform X1, which translates to MALAEAGARGRLLLWPRVVLFGDSITEFSFQENGWGAFLAERLVRKCDVVNRGLSGYNTRWAKLILPQLISKSAGAESTVAVTIFFGANDSALKADLNPKQHVPLEEYAANLKSMIQYLKSVDITEDRIILITPPPLQESAWEKECLAKGDKLNRRNATTGEYAQACVQVARDCGTDVLDLWTLMQKNQDFSSYLSDGLHLSTKGNSFLAAQLWSRLDKKLSALPWLLPYWRDVDHTNPEASLL; encoded by the exons ATGGCGCTGGCGGAGGCGGGCGCCCGCGGGCGGCTGCTGCTCTGGCCCCGTGTCGTCCTCTTCGGAGACTCCATCACTGAG TTCTCCTTCCAGGAAAACGGCTGGGGGGCATTCCTTGCTGAGAGACTGGTCAG aaaatgtgATGTTGTGAACCGCGGGCTCTCGGGCTACAACACCAGGTGGGCTAAACTCATCCTTCCACAACTGATCAGTAAAAGTGCCGGTGCAGAGAGTACTGTTGCGGTTACTATTTTCTTTGGAGCCAATGACAGTGCTTTGAAAG CAGATCTGAACCCTAAGCAACACGTTCCTTTGGAGGAATATGCTGCAAACTTAAAGAGCATGATACAGTATCTGAAGTCAGTAGACATTACCGAAGACAGGATTATTTTGATAACGCCGCCACCTCTTCAGGAATCAGCTTGGGAAAAGGAGTGTCTTGCCAAAG GTGACAAATTAAATCGCCGCAATGCCACCACCGGGGAATACGCCCAGGCCTGTGTCCAGGTAGCGAGGGACTGTGGAACGGATGTACTCGACCTCTGGACACTGATGCAAAAAAATCAG GATTTCTCTTCCTATTTGTCAGATGGGCTCCATTTATCAACAAAAGGCAACAGCTTTCTGGCAGCACAACTTTGGTCACGCCTGGACAAAAAACTGTCTGCTCTTCCTTGGCTGCTTCCTTACTGGCGTGACGTGGACCATACGAACCCCGAGGCCAGTCTTCTGTGA
- the IAH1 gene encoding isoamyl acetate-hydrolyzing esterase 1 homolog isoform X2, with protein MALAEAGARGRLLLWPRVVLFGDSITEFSFQENGWGAFLAERLVRKCDVVNRGLSGYNTRWAKLILPQLISKSAGAESTVAVTIFFGANDSALKDLNPKQHVPLEEYAANLKSMIQYLKSVDITEDRIILITPPPLQESAWEKECLAKGDKLNRRNATTGEYAQACVQVARDCGTDVLDLWTLMQKNQDFSSYLSDGLHLSTKGNSFLAAQLWSRLDKKLSALPWLLPYWRDVDHTNPEASLL; from the exons ATGGCGCTGGCGGAGGCGGGCGCCCGCGGGCGGCTGCTGCTCTGGCCCCGTGTCGTCCTCTTCGGAGACTCCATCACTGAG TTCTCCTTCCAGGAAAACGGCTGGGGGGCATTCCTTGCTGAGAGACTGGTCAG aaaatgtgATGTTGTGAACCGCGGGCTCTCGGGCTACAACACCAGGTGGGCTAAACTCATCCTTCCACAACTGATCAGTAAAAGTGCCGGTGCAGAGAGTACTGTTGCGGTTACTATTTTCTTTGGAGCCAATGACAGTGCTTTGAAAG ATCTGAACCCTAAGCAACACGTTCCTTTGGAGGAATATGCTGCAAACTTAAAGAGCATGATACAGTATCTGAAGTCAGTAGACATTACCGAAGACAGGATTATTTTGATAACGCCGCCACCTCTTCAGGAATCAGCTTGGGAAAAGGAGTGTCTTGCCAAAG GTGACAAATTAAATCGCCGCAATGCCACCACCGGGGAATACGCCCAGGCCTGTGTCCAGGTAGCGAGGGACTGTGGAACGGATGTACTCGACCTCTGGACACTGATGCAAAAAAATCAG GATTTCTCTTCCTATTTGTCAGATGGGCTCCATTTATCAACAAAAGGCAACAGCTTTCTGGCAGCACAACTTTGGTCACGCCTGGACAAAAAACTGTCTGCTCTTCCTTGGCTGCTTCCTTACTGGCGTGACGTGGACCATACGAACCCCGAGGCCAGTCTTCTGTGA